One part of the Marispirochaeta sp. genome encodes these proteins:
- the dut gene encoding dUTP diphosphatase, with protein MGSLGTIRVPALLPASGAPKYATKVSSGADLLADITEELVLQSLERAIVPTGLFLAIPPGFEAQVRPRSGLALRRGLTVLNSPGTIDADYRGEIKVILVNLSARDVTVLPGERIAQIIFAPVIQALFEEHDELPSTERGSGGFGSTGV; from the coding sequence ATGGGATCTCTCGGCACAATACGAGTTCCGGCACTCCTCCCTGCTTCAGGAGCTCCTAAATACGCAACGAAAGTTTCCTCAGGCGCAGATTTGCTGGCTGATATTACGGAAGAGCTTGTTCTGCAAAGCCTTGAACGCGCCATTGTTCCTACAGGTTTATTCCTTGCCATCCCTCCAGGCTTTGAAGCCCAGGTGAGACCCCGTTCTGGTTTGGCTCTTCGCAGAGGGCTGACGGTACTTAACAGCCCCGGTACAATAGATGCAGATTACAGGGGAGAGATTAAGGTTATCCTGGTTAATCTTTCTGCCCGGGATGTCACTGTTCTTCCAGGGGAGAGGATTGCTCAGATTATATTTGCTCCTGTCATCCAGGCTCTTTTTGAAGAGCATGACGAACTGCCTTCTACCGAAAGAGGAAGTGGGGGGTTCGGATCAACCGGTGTTTGA
- the pnp gene encoding polyribonucleotide nucleotidyltransferase — MNHSVTIPMGNGELILETGKMAKQANGAVFARYEGSAVLATVCCSDKPVEGLDYVPLQVEYNEKYYAAGKIPGGFLKREGRPKDKEILVCRLIDRPMRPLFHKSFQRDIQVVPTVVSADQINPPDIIAMVAASAAVVISDIPFEGPVGAVRISSIDGELIINPTFDQIERSELDIIVSGTNEGITMVEGGAKEVSEERMLEAIALAESEIKKICAAQLELREKAGKEKLPLVEEEEVFSLEDEIKAFAAPKLEEACFVPGKFERYAAIKAVKNETLTSFEEKLDDDDYEKVDKIFEKLEYDIVRASILQNGKRTDGRGVEDIRPISCEIRVLPRTHGSALFTRGETQALAVTTLGTVSDEKIVDDIDGDKSYESFMLHYNFPPFSVGETGRMGTGRREIGHGHLAQRAIEGVLPKKEDFPYTIRVVSEILESNGSSSMATVCGSSLSLQSAGVPIKKPVAGIAMGLISSPEKTVVLSDILGEEDHLGDMDFKVAGTEDGITAFQMDIKISGVSQEIMATALNQAKKGRMHILGIMNETVSSHHGNMSEYAPKILTLKVEEDKIGLIIGPGGKTIKSISERSGSTINIDDTGRVVIFGKDQASAEAGEAMVRALVEEPEIGTIYKGIVKRIMDFGAFVEILPGKEGLVHISKLSRERVNAVSDVLKVEQEIPVKLIEIDRMGRINLSYIDAIDPDSGKSGNQGQKRQ, encoded by the coding sequence ATGAATCATTCAGTTACCATTCCGATGGGGAATGGCGAACTAATCCTCGAAACCGGAAAAATGGCCAAACAGGCTAACGGTGCTGTGTTTGCCCGCTATGAAGGCAGTGCAGTACTTGCAACTGTATGTTGCAGTGATAAACCGGTGGAAGGACTGGATTACGTTCCCCTGCAAGTTGAATATAACGAAAAGTACTATGCCGCTGGAAAAATCCCCGGAGGATTCTTAAAACGCGAAGGGCGCCCAAAAGACAAGGAAATCCTTGTTTGCCGGCTGATAGACCGGCCTATGCGTCCTCTTTTCCATAAATCCTTTCAACGGGACATACAGGTTGTACCGACCGTCGTGTCTGCGGATCAGATAAATCCTCCTGATATCATTGCCATGGTCGCTGCATCCGCAGCGGTTGTTATCTCTGATATTCCTTTTGAAGGACCCGTCGGCGCAGTACGTATCAGTTCCATTGATGGAGAACTGATTATAAATCCGACTTTTGACCAGATTGAGCGAAGCGAGCTTGACATTATTGTCTCCGGTACCAACGAAGGCATAACCATGGTAGAGGGCGGGGCAAAGGAAGTTTCCGAGGAACGGATGCTCGAAGCTATTGCCTTGGCGGAGTCCGAGATTAAGAAGATCTGTGCCGCCCAGCTTGAACTGCGCGAAAAGGCCGGCAAGGAAAAGCTCCCTCTTGTAGAGGAAGAAGAGGTCTTCTCTCTTGAAGATGAGATCAAAGCTTTTGCTGCACCAAAGCTTGAAGAAGCCTGTTTTGTTCCAGGAAAATTCGAGCGTTATGCAGCCATAAAAGCCGTCAAAAACGAGACTCTCACATCATTTGAAGAAAAACTGGACGACGACGATTATGAAAAGGTCGATAAGATCTTTGAAAAATTAGAATATGATATTGTTCGTGCTTCTATATTACAAAACGGAAAACGAACAGATGGGCGCGGCGTCGAGGACATACGGCCGATCAGCTGTGAAATCCGTGTATTGCCCCGCACGCACGGCAGCGCGCTTTTTACCCGCGGAGAGACACAGGCCCTGGCTGTGACAACCCTGGGGACCGTCTCGGATGAAAAGATCGTAGACGATATTGACGGAGACAAGAGCTACGAAAGTTTTATGCTGCACTATAATTTCCCTCCTTTCTCCGTAGGCGAAACGGGTCGTATGGGAACCGGGCGTCGTGAAATCGGGCATGGACATTTGGCGCAGCGAGCAATCGAAGGAGTTCTTCCGAAAAAAGAAGATTTTCCCTACACCATTCGGGTTGTTTCGGAAATCCTTGAGTCCAATGGATCCTCATCCATGGCTACTGTGTGCGGCAGCTCATTGTCTCTTCAAAGCGCCGGTGTACCGATCAAGAAACCGGTAGCAGGAATCGCCATGGGCTTGATCAGCTCTCCGGAAAAGACCGTTGTTCTTTCGGATATCCTTGGAGAAGAGGACCATTTAGGGGACATGGATTTCAAGGTTGCTGGAACCGAGGATGGGATCACCGCCTTCCAGATGGACATTAAGATTTCTGGTGTCTCCCAGGAGATTATGGCAACAGCCCTGAATCAGGCTAAAAAGGGCCGAATGCATATTCTCGGTATCATGAACGAAACAGTTAGTTCACACCATGGAAATATGTCCGAATATGCTCCCAAGATCTTAACTCTCAAGGTTGAAGAAGATAAAATTGGTCTTATAATCGGTCCTGGAGGAAAGACAATAAAGAGCATCAGCGAACGATCCGGTTCGACAATAAATATTGATGATACCGGACGAGTCGTAATCTTCGGAAAAGATCAGGCCAGCGCAGAAGCGGGAGAAGCAATGGTCCGGGCTCTTGTCGAGGAACCCGAGATTGGTACCATCTATAAGGGTATCGTTAAGCGGATTATGGATTTTGGCGCCTTTGTAGAAATTCTTCCTGGCAAAGAAGGTCTGGTCCACATATCCAAACTCTCTCGTGAGCGGGTTAATGCTGTATCTGACGTGCTGAAGGTTGAACAGGAAATACCGGTTAAATTGATAGAGATAGATCGTATGGGTCGAATAAACTTAAGCTATATCGATGCTATCGATCCTGACAGTGGAAAAAGCGGGAATCAGGGACAGAAACGTCAATAG
- a CDS encoding LptF/LptG family permease, with translation MFDSIDVRRKTILFRYVAEEFVLSFAVVFLFFFFIFFINQILLMAEEILSKNVAYGDVLRLIIYAVPNIISYSFPFSALVGGLMAVGRLVGDNEVLAMQSAGIPLKTIALPIFSLGLIFGGMAYFSNDVLLPAGTMKFNTLYREILYSNPALELESYSIKRYRDRVIATGKVQAGSIEDIVIFDRDEKKNQRTINASRAVLDKNYGSAGVISLRLHDVVSIVSDQKRRGYYEYSSAETMEYNILLKDISLAVHSLTPREKSVRAIIAEIDEKKGQLKERELHNQQQILNLETDIAGAYLEKFLSGGTEVTNRINGKLEQLKTARERDIRDRSLQMHRLEFHKKIALPAACVVFLLFAFPAGILARKGGKSIGFGIGLFVCMLYWGLLFAGQTLGIRSNLSPWIAIWAGNLVILIAGISLLIVRSRR, from the coding sequence GTGTTTGATTCTATTGACGTAAGAAGAAAGACAATACTTTTCAGGTACGTGGCAGAGGAGTTCGTGCTATCCTTTGCTGTAGTTTTTCTTTTTTTCTTCTTTATTTTTTTTATTAATCAAATCCTTCTGATGGCTGAAGAAATCCTGTCCAAGAATGTCGCCTACGGTGATGTTCTTCGCCTTATTATCTACGCGGTACCAAATATAATCTCCTATAGTTTTCCATTTTCGGCTCTCGTTGGCGGTCTCATGGCTGTTGGACGACTTGTAGGGGATAATGAGGTTCTTGCAATGCAGTCGGCGGGAATCCCTCTAAAGACCATTGCTCTTCCGATCTTTTCCCTGGGTCTGATTTTTGGCGGTATGGCATATTTTTCCAATGATGTGCTGCTGCCGGCAGGGACCATGAAATTCAACACCCTCTACCGGGAAATCCTCTACAGTAATCCTGCTCTTGAGCTTGAATCCTATTCAATAAAGCGTTACCGCGACAGGGTTATTGCAACAGGAAAGGTTCAAGCAGGCAGCATTGAAGATATTGTTATTTTTGACCGTGATGAAAAAAAGAATCAAAGAACCATCAATGCGTCTCGGGCGGTACTGGATAAAAATTACGGAAGCGCGGGAGTAATAAGCCTCCGTTTACATGATGTGGTAAGTATTGTGAGCGACCAGAAACGGCGGGGTTATTATGAATATTCAAGCGCAGAAACAATGGAATATAACATACTCCTTAAGGATATAAGTCTTGCAGTTCACAGCCTTACCCCCAGAGAAAAAAGTGTCAGGGCTATTATAGCGGAGATAGATGAAAAAAAGGGTCAGCTTAAGGAAAGGGAACTCCATAATCAGCAGCAGATTTTGAACCTGGAAACCGACATTGCCGGGGCCTATCTTGAAAAGTTTTTATCCGGCGGTACAGAGGTTACAAATAGAATAAATGGAAAGCTTGAACAGCTGAAAACAGCCAGGGAGCGGGATATTCGGGACAGGTCATTGCAAATGCACCGCTTGGAGTTTCATAAAAAGATTGCTCTACCCGCTGCATGCGTAGTTTTTCTTCTCTTCGCTTTTCCTGCGGGTATTTTAGCGCGTAAAGGCGGAAAGTCTATTGGATTTGGTATAGGCCTTTTTGTCTGCATGCTGTACTGGGGATTACTCTTTGCCGGCCAAACCCTGGGGATACGTTCCAACTTATCTCCATGGATTGCAATCTGGGCCGGAAACTTAGTAATTCTTATTGCCGGAATTAGTCTTCTTATTGTCAGGAGTCGTCGATGA
- the rpsO gene encoding 30S ribosomal protein S15 gives MLAKEAKQDVIKDFGKTDKDSGSTEVQIALLTKRIEDLTEHFKTNKKDHASRRGLLKMVGQRRRLLKYLQRKDLEKYRSLLGRLNLRK, from the coding sequence ATGTTAGCTAAAGAAGCGAAACAGGATGTCATTAAAGATTTCGGTAAAACCGACAAAGACAGCGGATCCACCGAGGTTCAGATCGCGTTGCTTACAAAAAGAATAGAAGACCTGACCGAACACTTTAAGACAAATAAAAAGGACCATGCTTCCCGACGGGGTTTGTTAAAGATGGTTGGACAAAGACGCAGGCTGCTGAAGTATCTTCAGAGAAAGGATCTGGAAAAGTATCGTTCTCTGCTTGGCCGGTTGAACCTGAGAAAATAA